Proteins from one Terriglobales bacterium genomic window:
- the ndhC gene encoding NADH-quinone oxidoreductase subunit A: MPQNYIPAFLFILVALAIPVVTLVIAKLVRPENPFKTKLMPYECGIDPVDGARGRYTVRFYIVAILFVVFDVETIFLFPWAVQFKALAWFGFMEMMVFLAILVVGYIWIWKKGALEWV; the protein is encoded by the coding sequence ATGCCGCAGAACTACATTCCCGCGTTCCTGTTCATCCTGGTGGCGCTGGCGATTCCGGTGGTGACGCTCGTCATCGCCAAGCTGGTGCGTCCGGAGAACCCGTTCAAGACGAAGCTCATGCCGTACGAATGCGGCATTGATCCGGTGGACGGCGCGCGCGGGCGCTACACGGTGCGCTTCTACATTGTCGCCATCCTGTTCGTCGTCTTCGACGTGGAAACCATCTTCCTGTTCCCCTGGGCGGTGCAGTTCAAGGCGCTGGCCTGGTTCGGCTTCATGGAGATGATGGTGTTCCTGGCGATCCTGGTCGTCGGGTACATCTGGATATGGAAAAAGGGCGCGCTGGAGTGGGTGTAG